One Rhipicephalus microplus isolate Deutch F79 chromosome 4, USDA_Rmic, whole genome shotgun sequence genomic window carries:
- the LOC119172907 gene encoding nucleoside hydrolase, whose protein sequence is MPVYKGADRPIAQQLVTEKFYFGPDSFGGVSDKYPMAVLKSVPNKMAPVVMRDMIRQRPKELTLLMIGPLTNLAIAMLMDPELTDDVEQIFIMGGNLYGQGNVRVGGEFNFVTDPEAARVVLQRSTCPVTVVVWEALLQSAVPWDVYNEVITQDTKLAKFLHDVNNHTIECCMKHQSPSGFRVGDFLAVMAALVPGSVSGSLDIPSDVELNGDYTRGQMVHAWLKGQLPHITRSVTIVHSFDIEAVSDQFRKVFMAEDSDDE, encoded by the exons ATGCCGGTCTACAAAGGCGCGGACCGGCCCATCGCTCAGCAGCTGGTAACGGAGAAGTTCTACTTTGGGCCAGACAGCTTCGGTGGCGTTAGCGACAAGTACCCGATGGCCGTGCTGAAGTCGGTGCCCAACAAGATGGCGCCCGTGGTCATGAGGGACATGATCAGGCAGCGGCCCAAGGAGCTCACCCTCCTCATGATAGGACCCCTAACCAACTTGGCCATCGCTATGCTCATGGATCCAGAACTGACGGATGACGTTGAGCAAATATTCATAATGGGAGGCAACCTTTATG GGCAGGGAAACGTGAGGGTTGGTGGTGAGTTCAACTTCGTCACTGACCCCGAAGCAGCTCGCGTCGTTCTGCAGAGATCCACTTGTCCCGTGACTGTCGTGGTGTGGGAGGCTTTACTTCAAAGCGCGGTGCCTTGG GACGTCTACAACGAGGTCATCACGCAAGACACAAAGCTAGCGAAGTTCTTGCATGACGTCAACAACCATACGATCGAGTGCTGCATGAAACATCAATCGCCAAGTGGCTTCCGTGTCGGTGACTTCTTGGCGGTGATGGCCGCGCTCGTTCCCGGCAGCGTGAGTGGCTCGCTGGACATACCCTCCGATGTCGAACTAAACGGGGACTACACCAGAGGCCAGATGGTGCACGCTTGGCTCAAGGGACAGTTGCCTCACATTACGCGCAGCGTGACAATCGTCCATAGCTTTGACATCGAGGCCGTGTCAGATCAATTTCGCAAGGTCTTCATGGCTGAAGACAGTGATGACGAGTAG